A section of the Vicinamibacterales bacterium genome encodes:
- a CDS encoding hemolysin family protein, with protein MLASAGIILLLIALTGFYVAAEFGAVGVRRSRLRRLCEDGNPTAARLLPIVESPQRLNQYIAASQVGITLSGMVLGAYAEATLSPAVAPLLERYTRLSAETAESAAGIGVLVALTMLSVVLGEMVPKTAALRYPTETALLTTRPMLWSARAFAWFIVVLDRSAVFLRGVLRMPTATHRHVHSPEEIDLLIAESRDGGLLEPQEQVRLHRALRLGRRDARQLMVPRDRLAAIEISTPLGDVLRVAATSPYSRLPVFRRDIADVAGILHTKDVVMHFLQRGRNGTLASLVRPILRVPESIPADRLLGFLRERRSHQALVVDADGTVAGMITLEDVLGELLGAVPDEFKTSRLLPLRLTDGRVRLPGDLPLDQARVWVEGAWPAAGSVAAFIRQRIGRLPEPGEELVVDGLPVEVESLENDRIASVIVTTAPAQDGND; from the coding sequence ATGCTGGCCAGCGCGGGGATCATCCTGCTGCTGATCGCGCTCACCGGCTTCTACGTCGCAGCTGAATTCGGCGCCGTCGGTGTCCGCCGCAGCCGGCTGCGTCGCCTGTGCGAGGACGGTAACCCCACCGCCGCGCGCCTCCTTCCCATCGTCGAGAGTCCGCAGCGGCTCAACCAGTACATCGCCGCATCACAGGTTGGCATCACGCTGTCGGGCATGGTCCTGGGAGCCTACGCCGAAGCCACTCTCTCGCCGGCGGTCGCGCCGCTGCTCGAGCGTTACACGCGGCTCTCGGCCGAGACGGCCGAGTCGGCCGCGGGGATCGGCGTGCTGGTCGCGCTCACCATGCTGTCGGTCGTGCTCGGCGAGATGGTGCCGAAGACGGCGGCGCTACGCTATCCGACCGAGACCGCGCTGCTGACGACCAGGCCGATGCTGTGGTCGGCGCGCGCCTTCGCATGGTTCATCGTAGTCCTCGACCGAAGCGCCGTGTTCCTGCGCGGCGTGCTGCGCATGCCGACCGCGACGCACCGCCACGTGCACTCGCCGGAGGAGATCGATCTGCTGATCGCCGAGAGCCGCGACGGCGGCCTGCTCGAGCCGCAGGAACAGGTGCGGCTGCACCGCGCGCTCCGCCTCGGCCGCCGAGACGCCCGCCAGCTGATGGTGCCGCGCGATCGTCTGGCTGCGATCGAGATCTCGACACCGCTCGGCGACGTGCTGCGCGTCGCCGCGACCAGCCCCTACAGCCGCCTGCCGGTCTTCCGCCGCGACATCGCCGACGTCGCCGGCATCCTGCACACGAAAGATGTCGTCATGCATTTCCTGCAGCGCGGCCGCAACGGCACGCTCGCGTCGCTGGTGCGGCCAATCCTGCGGGTGCCCGAAAGCATTCCTGCCGATCGTCTGCTGGGGTTCCTCCGGGAGCGGCGCAGCCATCAGGCGCTCGTCGTCGACGCGGACGGCACGGTCGCCGGCATGATCACGCTCGAAGACGTGCTCGGCGAGCTGCTCGGCGCCGTGCCTGACGAGTTCAAGACTTCCCGGCTGCTGCCGCTGCGGCTCACCGACGGCCGCGTGCGGCTGCCTGGTGATCTGCCGCTCGACCAGGCTCGCGTCTGGGTGGAGGGAGCATGGCCGGCGGCCGGCAGCGTCGCCGCCTTCATCCGGCAGAGGATCGGCCGCCTCCCGGAGCCGGGCGAGGAGCTGGTCGTCGACGGGCTGCCGGTGGAGGTCGAAAGCCTCGAGAACGATCGCATCGCGTCCGTGATCGTGACGACCGCGCCGGCGCAGGACGGGAACGACTGA
- a CDS encoding hemolysin family protein: MVVILVIVAFLLMNAFFVAAEFAIVGTPKTAIEARASRGDRLARMVLRILEDTHRRDLYIATAQIGITVASLGLGMYGEHRLARWTLWEIGGHTWTAWLAGHGFASLVAVGILTYVHIVLGEMLPKSLALQSAEQLALWLTPAMLWTQAVLYPLVTALNGAGNLVLKPFGIAPQPHGAEQYYTPEELQLIVEESEEQGALRSESGQVLQELFEFGALTAGEVMVPRVRISGIPVGATPADLRRVLGSAPHTRYPVYEGDLDHIIGTYHIKDLMRLLLNTQSVTAAGARPAPVVPETLPLDAVLATMRRERAQLALVIDEHGGTSGIVTLEDLFEEVVGEIEEGPGHTGPRRDSYGRLRVPGTMRLDELGQLFDLELAHEEVDSVSGLVLTLLGRPPRVGDTVPYDRLQIDVTAVKGHGVDEAAVTLREFEDGASD; encoded by the coding sequence ATGGTCGTGATCCTCGTCATCGTCGCGTTCCTGCTGATGAACGCGTTCTTCGTCGCCGCCGAGTTCGCGATCGTCGGTACGCCGAAGACGGCAATCGAGGCCCGCGCATCCCGCGGCGATCGGCTGGCCCGCATGGTGCTGCGGATTCTCGAAGACACGCACCGCCGCGATCTGTACATCGCAACCGCGCAGATCGGCATCACCGTGGCGTCGCTCGGGCTCGGGATGTACGGGGAGCACCGGCTGGCGCGCTGGACGCTCTGGGAAATCGGCGGCCACACCTGGACGGCGTGGCTCGCAGGGCACGGGTTTGCGAGCCTGGTGGCGGTCGGCATACTCACCTACGTTCACATCGTGCTGGGCGAGATGCTGCCGAAATCGCTCGCGCTGCAGTCCGCCGAGCAGCTGGCGCTGTGGCTCACGCCGGCGATGCTGTGGACCCAGGCCGTCCTCTACCCGCTGGTCACGGCGTTGAACGGCGCCGGCAATCTGGTGTTGAAGCCGTTCGGGATCGCCCCGCAGCCGCACGGCGCCGAGCAGTACTACACCCCCGAGGAGCTGCAGCTCATCGTCGAGGAATCGGAAGAACAAGGGGCGCTCCGCAGCGAGTCCGGTCAAGTACTGCAGGAACTGTTCGAGTTCGGCGCGCTGACGGCGGGCGAAGTCATGGTGCCGCGCGTGCGCATCTCGGGCATTCCGGTTGGCGCGACGCCGGCCGATCTCCGCCGCGTGCTCGGCAGCGCGCCGCATACGCGATATCCCGTCTACGAAGGGGACCTCGATCACATCATCGGGACGTATCACATCAAAGACTTGATGCGTCTGCTGCTGAATACGCAGTCGGTGACGGCGGCGGGGGCACGGCCGGCGCCGGTGGTGCCGGAAACCCTGCCGCTCGACGCCGTGCTCGCGACGATGCGGCGCGAGCGGGCGCAGCTCGCGCTGGTCATCGACGAGCACGGCGGCACATCTGGCATCGTGACGCTCGAAGACCTCTTCGAGGAGGTGGTCGGCGAGATCGAGGAAGGCCCGGGCCACACCGGGCCGCGGCGCGATTCGTACGGACGGCTGCGCGTGCCCGGGACCATGCGCCTCGACGAGCTCGGACAGCTGTTCGACCTCGAACTGGCGCACGAGGAGGTCGACAGCGTGAGTGGTCTCGTGCTCACGCTCCTCGGCCGGCCGCCGCGCGTCGGCGACACGGTTCCTTACGATCGCCTGCAGATCGACGTGACGGCCGTCAAGGGGCACGGCGTCGACGAAGCCGCCGTCACCCTACGTGAATTCGAGGACGGCGCATCGGATTAG